One segment of Salvelinus alpinus chromosome 1, SLU_Salpinus.1, whole genome shotgun sequence DNA contains the following:
- the LOC139537690 gene encoding uncharacterized protein, translated as MMSSDRDKGTVYDSFQLRNQWENRAKQFSQKGQLEKERQGKSALNGLYKKWQSRLANKNGTPTAAEKKGKGSDISDFRKVAVIPDIDADIEGAMFKVVPPPKIPKPAPSPPPPKNKPPKRAKPQVLKPAGGWDESWKSLKPPEQEVQPEEKWWRDFKPDRYLPLSEWARPFKCRPLLFSFILHQQTEWWQRGWPVFSREQRNKLLKAKPLDVEVNLPGWDDAWKTSKSLSKQHIENQMITETVQPKAFFPGWTESWKVAGENVQNSGRYLRDWHESWSLCQEHHRCKAPIDSQLMSKHVLSDELLISQLDEDIPSSSDWIESWKSVKCQPQSQESQSEPKGTELKVEMSHVPLHLQFHKLNTSFSNWHESWKVSTANNEAIEDGWKGSWKIYSQHQNDTKAQRDVVFFSNKYKTQRFRGVDSMPQSEWSKSWKTPMPPQHTFMPGWKESWKQNSNPYWKDWHESWRLCQEHHCCKSFMDSQYCHHAMMMSKCLLTNELLSSQLDEEIPSSYEWIVSWKSVKPYPQSQSDSEETESELEMSHVPLHLQFYKLNTPFSNWHESWKVSTAQAVAGKDEQQHSSTEWTDSWKISWTNLNKNYLKPPTDVVFFSRHKTERFLSVDCMVQNEWSECWKTIKPTQYTETQEEEEEKDSHSDSSKHLSHLIEIPLNDWTESWRFKPEDESPTSPKTAQPLAPKPEEEMLKASTPSPPQPYKYNLNQAIWGDSWKILKPPQKEGPSEKKWWRAFKQDRNLPFNEWAKPFKCRPLLFSRLLHTQTTSWQQGWPAFSREQSNKLLNAKPLDNKVNLPEWEDAWKTLKPLHKQHAENKMITERVQPDDFLPGWTESWKVAGNNVQNNNPYLKDWRESWRFCHEHHSYRTSIDSQNRQYLPISLKHKLSNDLLISQLDEYITSSPEGVESWKSLKNQPQSQSEPEEIESEIDMPDVPLHLQFHKINTPFSDWRQSWKVSTAESEGETQQREWHGSWKIYCPNLSKNNTKAQNDVVFLSNKHKTYKCLGVDHAEDSMPQNEWSESWKTQQQLEDWAESWRLSVAPESNNSVSLDRWKQSWRLSNPNHPHQLNQGTEPLIHNGPKHHMQLHEVELPQAEWSNSWQYLKSDTLDPNTKKKTDIQ; from the exons ATGATGTCGTCAGACAGGGATAAAGGGACAGTGTACGACAGCTTCCAGCTCAGGAACCAATGGGAGAACAGAGCTAAGCAGTTCAGTCAGAAGGGACAACTGGAaaaggagagacaaggaaagAGTGCCTTGAATGG GCTTTACAAAAAGTGGCAGTCTCGCCTGGCGAACAAAAATGGAACCCCTACGGCAGCGGAGAAGAAAGGAAAGGGCAGCGACATATCTGACTTCAGAAAGGTTGCGGTGATCCCAGACATTGATGCTGACATCGAAGGAGCCATGTTTAAGGTGGTACCACCACCAAAGATTCCCAAACCTgctccatcaccaccaccaccgaaAAATAAACCACCCAAGAGGGCAAAGCCCCAAGTTCTCAAACCAGCCGGAGGCTGGGATGAGTCATGGAAGAGCCTGAAGCCCCCAGAGCAGGAAGTCCAACCTGAGGAAAAATGGTGGAGGGATTTTAAGCCAGATAGATACCTACCTCTCAGCGAATGGGCAAGGCCCTTCAAGtgtcgaccactgttattcagtTTCATCCTTCACCAGCAAACAGAGTGGTGGCAGCGAGGATGGCCAGTGTTCAGCCGGGAACAAAGAAACAAACTATTGAAAGCTAAGCCTTTGGATGTCGAAGTAAACCTTCCAGGGTGGGATGACGCTTGGAAGACATCCAAATCTTTATCCAAGCAACACATTGAGAACCAGATGATTACAGAAACAGTACAGCCCAAAGCCTTCTTCCCAGGCTGGACAGAATCTTGGAAGGTCGCAGGTGAAAATGTCCAAAACAGTGGCCGATATCTGAGGGATTGGCACGAGTCCTGGAGTTTGTGCCAAGAACACCACAGGTGCAAGGCCCCCATAGACTCCCAGTTGATGTCAAAACATGTGTTGTCCGATGAGTTGTTGATCTCCCAGCTTGATGAGGATATCCCATCTTCATCAGATTGGATAGAGTCCTGGAAATCTGTGAAATGTCAGCCCCAGTCCCAAGAGTCCCAGTCAGAACCCAAAGGGACTGAATTAAAGGTAGAAATGTCCCATGTGCCACTGCATCTCCAGTTCCACAAGCTTAACACATCTTTCTCAAACTGGCACGAGTCTTGGAAAGTGTCAACTGCAAATAACGAAGCAATTGAAGATGGATGGAAAGGTTCCTGGAAGATATATAGTCAGCATCAAAATGACACAAAAGCCCAAAGAGATGTTGTGTTTTTCTCAAATAAGTACAAGACCCAAAGGTTCCGGGGTGTCGACAGCATGCCTCAGAGTGAATGGTCTAAATCCTGGAAGACCCCCATGCCTCCCCAACATACTTTCATGCCAGGTTGGAAAGAATCTTGGAAACAAAACAGCAATCCGTATTGGAAGGATTGGCATGAGTCCTGGAGGTTGTGCCAAGAACACCACTGTTGCAAGTCCTTTATGGACTCCCAGTACTGCCATCATGCTATGATGATGTCAAAATGCTTGCTGACCAATGAGCTGTTGAGCTCCCAGCTTGATGAGGAGATCCCATCTTCATACGAGTGGATAGTGTCCTGGAAATCTGTGAAACCTTATCCTCAGTCCCAGTCAGATTCAGAAGAAACTGAATCAGAGTTGGAAATGTCCCATGTGCCACTGCATCTTCAGTTCTACAAGCTTAACACACCCTTCTCAAACTGGCACGAGTCTTGGAAAGTGTCAACTGCGCAAGCTGTAGCAGGTAAAGACGAACAACAACATTCTTCAACAGAATGGACTGATTCCTGGAAAATATCTTGGACGAACCTAAATAAAAATTACTTAAAACCCCCAACGGATGTTGTATTTTTCTCAAGGCATAAGACTGAACGTTTCTTGAGTGTTGACTGTATGGTCCAGAATGAATGGTCTGAATGCTGGAAGACCATCAAGCCTACCCAATACACTGAgacacaggaggaggaggaggaaaaagaTAGCCATTCTGATTCCTCTAAACATTTGTCACATCTAATAGAGATTCCTTTGAATGATTGGACAGAATCATGGAGGTTCAAGCCAGAGGACGAGAGCCCCACCTCACCCAAGACTGCACAGCCCCTAGCCCCAAAACCAGAGGAGGAGATGCTGAAAGCCAGCACACCATCACCTCCTCAGCCTTACAAATACAATCTTAACCAGGCAATCTGGGGTGATTCCTGGAAAATCCTGAAGCCCCCACAGAAGGAAGGCCCAtctgagaaaaaatggtggagggCGTTTAAGCAGGACAGAAACCTACCTTTCAATGAATGGGCAAAGCCCTTCAAGTGTCGACCACTGCTATTCAGTCGCTTactgcacacacaaacaacatcCTGGCAGCAGGGATGGCCAGCGTTCAGCCGGGAACAAAGCAACAAACTACTGAATGCTAAGCCTTTGGATAACAAAGTAAACCTTCCGGAGTGGGAGGATGCTTGGAAGACACTCAAGCCTTTACACAAGCAGCATGCTGAGAACAAGATGATTACAGAAAGAGTACAGCCTGATGACTTCTTGCCAGGTTGGACAGAATCTTGGAAGGTCGCAGGTAACAATGTTCAAAACAACAATCCATATCTGAAGGATTGGCGTGAGTCCTGGCGTTTTTGTCATGAACATCACTCATACAGGACCTCTATAGACTCCCAGAATCGGCAGTATCTCCCAATATCACTAAAACACAAGCTGTCCAATGATCTGTTGATCTCCCAACTTGATGAATACATTACGTCCTCACCAGAAGGGGTAGAGTCCTGGAAATCTTTGAAAAATCAACCTCAGTCCCAGTCAGAGCCCGAAGAAATTGAATCAGAGATAGATATGCCCGATGTGCCACTGCATCTCCAGTTCCACAAGATTAACACACCTTTCTCAGACTGGCGCCAGTCTTGGAAAGTGTCAACTGCAGAAAGTGAAGGCGAAACACAACAGAGAGAATGGCATGGTTCCTGGAAGATATATTGTCCGAATCTGTCAAAAAACAACACAAAAGCCCAAAATGATGTTGTGTTTTTGTCCAATAAGCATAAGACTTACAAGTGCCTGGGTGTCGATCATGCTGAAGACAGCATGCCTCAGAATGAATGGTCTGAATCTTGGAAGACACAGCAGCAGTTGGAGGACTGGGCAGAGTCTTGGAGGTTATCTGTCGCCCCAGAATCCAACAACTCAGTATCACTGGACCGGTGGAAACAATCATGGAGACTCTCAAACCCAAATCACCCACATCAGCTTAACCAGGGCACAGAGCCTCTCATACACAACGGCCCCAAACACCACATGCAACTCCACGAGGTTGAACTTCCCCAGGCAGAATGGAGCAACTCCTGGCAGTACCTCAAGTCAGACACTCTGGATCCTAACACGAAGAAGAAAACAGACATACAGTAG
- the LOC139537697 gene encoding uncharacterized protein, giving the protein MMSSDRDKRAVFGKGIAFDPCQLRDPWENRAQKISEKGQQEKQGQENRDLNRLIKERHIRLMALEKKGKGRKMVYCPLLKRFRLDPPLDAAPPPPPPPPTPKKSPRRVKIEIPKPVEKKPTPPKPSPPPLPKVILSYKDLQRRSEGKWWRSIRDRELPNGPSEWSKPFKCRPLQFSRILYDQTMSWQRGWPTFSREKSNKLLKVKPLDYKVNLKEWKDSWKMSRPLPKQHTENRGITEKVKAFREWQNRLVISRNRTSTAVEKKGKSSDMSNFRSKVAPPPTIHKSEPPTHKKHEPLLQLRKESSEENKPTAHKSAKPPAPQPKEKKLLARKPSPPQDDTVNLPWWKKVCRTSKPSLKQHTENQMIAETVKTGTGDDMSDSRKIVMSLDNDADIEAAHLESRFGDQVWRPGLEARFGGQAKVVPPPTLPTKKHEPPKKSQFDAPQKTQASSDILNVDKWSEAWRTQPLLLNIKEQVSLEAWEQEWPEFTEEQCDKRLNAKPLDDNVNLTEWGDAWKTPKPLAKQHTEDLTVTETVKPKALTGWREARRLSGDNVQNNPPSLKDWRDSWSFCQEHRWWKVSMDSQMSKQLFSHLRKRGGGLFLFCFLFLFLCFLGHNTDWGQ; this is encoded by the exons ATGATGTCGTCAGACAGGGATAAAAGGGCTGTGTTTGGTAAAGGGATCGCGTTCGACCCCTGCCAGCTTCGAGACCCTTGGGAGAACAGAGCCCAGAAGATCAGTGAGAAGGGACAGCAGGAGAAGCAGGGGCAGGAAAATAGAGACCTGAATCG GCTTATTAAAGAGCGGCACATTCGACTGATGGCATTGGAGAAGAAAGGAAAGGGCAGAAAGATGGTGTATTGTCCTCTACTGAAACGGTTTAGGCTTGATCCTCCACTAGACGCAGCCccgcctccacctccacccccacccaCTCCCAAGAAATCACCACGACGGGTGAAGATAGAGATCCCCAAGCCAGTGGAGAAGAAGCCCACCCCACCTAAACCATCACCTCCTCCTCTGCCCAAAGTCATTCTCTCATACAAAGACTTACAAAGACGATCTGAGGGAAAATGGTGGAGGAGTATTAGGGATAGAGAACTACCGAATGGTCCAAGTGAATGGTCAAAGCCCTTTAAGTGTCGACCACTGCAGTTCAGTAGAATCCTTTACGACCAAACAATGTCTTGGCAGCGGGGATGGCCAACGTTCAGCCGGGAAAAAAGCAACAAACTACTGAAAGTTAAACCTTTGGATTACAAAGTTAACCTTAAAGAGTGGAAGGATTCTTGGAAGATGTCCAGGCCTTTACCCAAGCAGCACACAGAAAACAGGGGCATTACAGAAAAAGTAAAGGCTTTCAGAGAGTGGCAGAATCGCTTGGTAATCAGCAGAAATAGAACATCTACGGCAGTGGAGAAGAAAGGAAAGAGCAGCGACATGTCTAACTTCAGGTCTAAAGTGGCACCTCCACCAACTATACATAAATCTGAGCCACCAACTCATAAGAAACATGAACCACTCCTTCAGCTGAGGAAGGAGAGCTCTGAGGAAAATAAGCCCACCGCACACAAGAGCGCAAAGCCCCCAGCCCCACAACCCAAGGAGAAGAAGCTGCTTGCCAGAAAACCGTCACCTCCTCAGGATGACACAGTAAATCTTCCATGGTGGAAGAAAGTTTGTCGGACGTCCAAGCCTTCACTCAAGCAGCACACAGAGAATCAGATGATTGCAGAAACTGTGAAGACAGGGACGGGCGATGACATGTCTGACTCCAGAAAAATTGTGATGAGCCTTGACAATGATGCTGACATTGAAGCAGCACATTTGGAGTCCAGGTTTGGAGACCAGGTTTGGAGGCCAGGTTTGGAGGCCAGGTTTGGAGGCCAGGCCAAGGTGGTACCTCCACCCACACTACCCACAAAGAAACATGAACCACCCAAGAAATCGCAGTTTGATGCCCCCCAAAAAACTCAGGCTTCATCGGACATACTTAATGTCGATAAATGGTCAGAAGCCTGGAGGACTCAACCACTGTTGTTGAACATTAAAGAACAAGTATCTCTGGAGGCTTGGGAGCAGGAATGGCCAGAGTTCACAGAGGAACAATGTGATAAACGACTGAATGCTAAGCCTTTGGATGACAATGTAAATCTTACAGAATGGGGGGATGCTTGGAAGACGCCCAAGCCTTTAGCCAAGCAGCACACTGAGGACTTGACGGTTACAGAGACAGTAAAGCCCAAAGCCTTGACAGGTTGGAGAGAGGCAAGGAGGCTCTCTGGTGACAATGTTCAAAATAATCCTCCAAGTCTGAAGGATTGGCGTGACTCGTGGAGTTTCTGCCAAGAACATCGCTGGTGGAAGGTTTCTATGGACTCCCAGATGTCAAAACAACTTTTTTCCCATCTAAGGAAAAGGGGCGGAGggctttttttgttttgttttttgtttttgtttctttgTTTTCTTGGACACAATACAGACTGGGGACAATAG